A single window of Heterodontus francisci isolate sHetFra1 unplaced genomic scaffold, sHetFra1.hap1 HAP1_SCAFFOLD_430, whole genome shotgun sequence DNA harbors:
- the LOC137361825 gene encoding histone H2B 1/2-like, with translation MVEEKKKAAAKKGAKKTLNKPSAKGGKKRSKSRKENYSIYIYKVMKQVHPDTGISSKAMSIMNSFVNDIFERIAGEASRLAHYNKRNTISSREMQTAVRLLLPGELAKHAVSEGTKAVTKYTSSK, from the coding sequence ctgctaagaagggcgccaagaaaaccttaaataaaccgtcagcaaagggcggcaagaagcggagcaagtcgaggaaggagaattactccatctacatctacaaagtgatgaagcaggttcaccccgacaccggcatctcctccaaggccatgagcatcatgaactcgtttgtgaacgatattttcgagcgcatcgcgggtgaggcttcccgcctggcccattacaacaagcgcaacaCCATCAGCTCCAGGGAGATGCAGactgccgtgcgcctgctgctgcccggggagctggccaagcacgccgtgtcggaagggacaaaggcggtgaccaagtacaccagctccaagtaa